The genomic segment CCCGCACGTCGGCCATTCCATTGGCCGTTGGAGTTTCCAGAGGTGTTCGCGCGTGAACGCGGCGGCTTCGACGGCATGGTCGGCAATCCGCCCTTTCTGGGTGGGCAGCGCATCACCGGCGTCGCGGGCACTGCCTTCCGTGATTGGCTGGTCGCGCACATCGCCGAAGGGCGGCGCGGTTCGGCGGATCTGGTCGCCTATTTCTTCCTTCGTGCTTGGAGTCTGCTGCGCGACGGCGGAGGCTTCGGGTTGCTCGCGGTCAACACCATCGCGGAAGGCGACACACGACAGGTCGGGCTGGAAGCGATGGTCGGCGCGGGTGCCATCATCCATGCGGCCTTTCCGAACGAACCTTGGCCAGGGAAGGCAGCGGTCGTCACCAGTCGGGTGCATGTACACAAGGGCGAGTGGTCGGGCGAACGCTCGCTGTCGGGGAGATCGGCTCCCTTCATATCAGCCTTCTTGTCCGATCGTCAGGACTGGAGTCCCAAGCGGCTGAAAGTCAATGCGAATCTTGCATTTCAGGGATGCATCACGCGGGGCTTGGGCTTCGTGCTTTCGCCCGACGAAGCGCGTCGAATGCTTGATGCCGACCCGAAGAACGTTGATGTGATCTTCCCCTATATCAACGGAGAAGATCTCAATTCAGATCCCGAGCAACGTCCGAGTCGATGGGTAATCAACTTCTGGGATTGGTCGCAGAAACGCGCGCAAGAATATCCACTTCCTTGGGAATGGATCGAAGAGCGAGTCAAGCCCGACAGATTCCGGCTGCGTGACGACGGGCGCTATGTTTGTGCCCGACCGCTGAGAGATGAATGGTGGCTCTACGAAGGGCGGCGGATTGGGCTGTTTCACGCCATCGGTCGTGGCCGACACTTCGAGCGTCATCCTGATGGATGGATCTCCGAAAACAGCCCGGCAAACAAAGTCATGGTGTGCAGCGAAGTAACCAAGCATCTATCGTATGTCCTTATCCACAATGACTACATCATGTCGGATCGAGCAGACGTATTTCGGAACGAAGAGTCTTTTGCGATTTGTCAGTCCTCTTTACACGAGGTTTGGGCACGCGTTTATAGCTCCCGGCTAGAAACGCGACTGAAATACTCTATCGGTAATGCGTTCGAAACGTTTCCGTTTCCTGCTCACCCTCATGACGCGCTCCTGGAGCGAGGGGCGAATTTACATCAGTTGCGTGCCGCTCTGATGGTCAAAGACGGCATCGGTCTTACAAAGCTCTACAACCGCTTCCATACCGACACCAAACGCGATTACCGCATCGAAGGGTTGCGCGCATTGCAGCGCGAAATGGACACCGCCGTCGCGCACGCCTACGGCTGGGACGAGCTCGACCTCCAACACGACTTCCACGAAGTGCCGTACCTGCCGGAGAACGACCGCGTCCGCTTCACCATCTCAGAGGCGGCGCGCGTCGAAGTGCTGCGACGACTGTCGGAGTTGAATCGTCAGCGATACGAGGAAGAAGTCGCGCAAGGGCTGCACGGCAACGCCACATCACGCGCCTCGACTCCCAAACGCCGTCGCACCAGCGCCGACATTCCGCAGCCCACGCTCGACTTCGATGCCATTCCCGCCAACGAGGGTCAATACCTCAAAGTCGCCGAGCCGCGCGCCGACTACCGCGCGGGACCATCTCACGCCATCACCGAGTACTTGAAAGCCCATCCCGGCTGGCACACCAAATCCGACATCCTCGCCGCCACTGGCATCACCGATAGCCAATGGAATACCGCCATCGCCGAGCTGCTCGCCGCTGGTCGTGTCGAGTGCCAAGGTGAGCGGCGCGGGGCGCGTTATCGGGCCAAGCCATGACGCACGCTAAGCCAGTATTCCAGAAGCTTTCTACTGCCACGATTGATCAATCGCCGGAAATTCAGTCGTGGCTGTCCCAATTTTCTATTGGAAATCGGAAAGCAGCCAAGATGCTATTGCATCACCTCAAATTCGTTTCACGCGACGAGTTTTCGGTGTGGTTGCGCCGAGCGGTGGGGGAGCTTCCAGACAGCGAAATTTATGCACTTTACTCAGTCAGAAAACTCGAAAAGACCCAGGTCGTTTTTTGGGATGAAGCTGGAAACCCCGTCGTTCGTCCGGGCACCTCGCTGGGTAGCGAGGACTTGGTTTATTCGCTTGTTTCGAATCTGGTTCGCTCAGGCAATGGAAGGTTGCTTGACCATCCATCGCTTACGGATCTGAAAGATCAGAAAGTACGAAATTTCGTACTCATCGACGATTCGATCGGGAGTGGCGATCGTATTTCAGGGTTCATCAATGCGATGCTGGCACACCCAACTTTTTTGAGCTGGTGGAGCTTCGGCTGGGTCAGGCTTCGCATTGTCAGCTTTGCCAGGCCACGGGAGGCCGAAAAAAGGGTCATTGCCAAGATTCGGGGATCAGATCACGGTAAGCGTAAATTCAGGAAGTCAGACAAAATCACATTCACCAGTGAAGTGGTCTATGAGATTGGCTGGCATGAAGCACGGTGGGGCAAGTCTCATGCTGAAATAATCAATCTCTGCCAGGCACAAACCCAGATCCCTACGAAGCGGCGCTTGGGATATGGTGATGTGATGGCGAATATCGTTTTTTATCATAGCGTGCCCAACAATATTCCTGGAGCATTGTGGTGTACCTGCAAGAAGTGGAATGGCTTGATGCCCGAGAGGGCAATTCCCGATTGGTTATTGAATCTTCTGGCTGCCCCTCTATCAGTCAGCAACGCAGCGAATGCTTTACCAGATGAGTTATCCAAGCTCTTGGCGCTGGTGAAGCGTGGTATCCGCAGCGTGCGTAGTCTTGCCATCCGGCTCGGTGTCGATCATGGATATGCCAACGATCTGATCGCGTATGCGAAAAATCTGAGGTTGTTGACCCCTCAGGTTCGTTTGACTTCAGTAGGGATGGATCGATTCATCCAGTCAGGCAAGAGCTTGATGCTCCCTGAATGGGATTGCAGCCTGTATATTCCAAGTTCGTGGTGTGCTGGCCGGGTAACCGTTCAGCCGCTGACTGATGGAGACTCAGTCTCTCAAAGGTTGGCAGATTCCGTCGCAGCCTCGGCTTCGGCGGATGGGGATGTCGGACAGACATCTCTGGAAGGAACTGACGCCAAGGCGGCTACGCCGCCCTTCGGTGTCACGTCCCATGCACCTTCGGCGTCTCGGGAGAGACGCGACACCGATGGCCCCTTGGGCTCAAAGGAGAGGTGAATGGAAGCCTGGTCAGTACACCACCTTTCTCAAAAGGCCGAGCCGATCCTCGGCCAAGCAGCCGCCGACGACTTGAAGACATATGCGCTGCGTCTGCGACAAGCTGGCCTACCTGTCATCTTCTCTCTAGGCCATTTATCCAGAATCACTGGCGTCGACTATTCCTTGCTGCGTGCAACAGTCGAGCGTCGCCGGGAGTCAGCCAACTACCGCATGTTCGCCATCA from the Verminephrobacter eiseniae EF01-2 genome contains:
- a CDS encoding phosphoribosyltransferase-like protein, whose product is MTHAKPVFQKLSTATIDQSPEIQSWLSQFSIGNRKAAKMLLHHLKFVSRDEFSVWLRRAVGELPDSEIYALYSVRKLEKTQVVFWDEAGNPVVRPGTSLGSEDLVYSLVSNLVRSGNGRLLDHPSLTDLKDQKVRNFVLIDDSIGSGDRISGFINAMLAHPTFLSWWSFGWVRLRIVSFARPREAEKRVIAKIRGSDHGKRKFRKSDKITFTSEVVYEIGWHEARWGKSHAEIINLCQAQTQIPTKRRLGYGDVMANIVFYHSVPNNIPGALWCTCKKWNGLMPERAIPDWLLNLLAAPLSVSNAANALPDELSKLLALVKRGIRSVRSLAIRLGVDHGYANDLIAYAKNLRLLTPQVRLTSVGMDRFIQSGKSLMLPEWDCSLYIPSSWCAGRVTVQPLTDGDSVSQRLADSVAASASADGDVGQTSLEGTDAKAATPPFGVTSHAPSASRERRDTDGPLGSKER